One genomic region from Portunus trituberculatus isolate SZX2019 chromosome 5, ASM1759143v1, whole genome shotgun sequence encodes:
- the LOC123514949 gene encoding uncharacterized protein LOC123514949 — MQEDDSAGEDEGTALQRRFSREGLDWGSVEPSERAVHVWRWLVDGEANLRAARHINDKLRRQYEEEKMELQQYAHHLRCEHEERVRGLEEEVGALKEDLEALLAGTQAVSTMLEGEGLHDVAQTSLGEQIAYMLVERKKLIEELSLAHSTHPGAEREKDLTAQLIKACTELEVLRHKHQETETQLGEMHDRVQLLERASRQLEADNETLAFKLSEALAEIEDNEGQLRRLKSECLSVSWCHPSPPYVTTTHSLGHHSDADPGDILE; from the exons ATGCAGGAAGATGACAGTGCT ggtgAGGATGAGGGGACAGCACTGCAGAGGAGGTTCAGCAGGGAGGGTCTTGACTGGGGCAGCGTGGAGCCAAGTGAGAGGGCTGTGCATGTGTGGAGGTGGCTGGTGGACGGGGAGGCTAATCTCAGGGCGGCTCGACACATTAATGATAAACTCAGAAGAcaatatgaagaggagaaaatg GAGTTGCAGCAGTATGCCCACCACCTCCGCTGTGAGCATGAGGAGCGAGTGAggggcctggaggaggaggtgggggcaCTGAAGGAGGACCTGGAGGCACTGCTGGCCGGCACTCAAGCTGTCTCTACCATGCTGGAGGGGGAGGGCCTGCATGATGTGGCACAGACGTCTCTTGGCGAGCAG ATAGCGTACATGctggtggagaggaagaagctGATCGAGGAGCTGTCTCTGGCACACAGCACCCACCCCGGTgctgagagggagaaggacCTCACAGCACAGCTTATCAAG GCCTGCACAGAGCTGGAGGTGCTGCGCCACAAACACcaggagacagagacacagcTGGGGGAGATGCATGATCGCGTGCAGCTGCTGGAACGCGCTTCAAGACAGCTGGAGGCAGACAATGAGACACTGGCATTTAAG CTGTCCGAGGCCCTGGCAGAAATAGAGGACAATGAAGGACAGTTGCGTCGCCTCAAGAGTGAGTGCCTGAGTGTGTCATGGtgccacccatcaccaccct ATGTGACAACCACACACTCCCTGGGGCACCATTCAGACGCAGACCCAGGAGACATTTTAGAGTAA
- the LOC123514673 gene encoding uncharacterized protein LOC123514673 produces the protein MAGKPEIEKQKALMEARDGEQAKAPKKPPKQRRQGKSGNGARTQNTASHDEELAAQLAKIERELRRKERKFEKYNKVLKAKEHVRNTLRQHSAASEGRDRASTDTPAQNTPPRPTKPCSSRSVTFSTKSPEVQYITTRCHTPTDRDQGTTPPPPHAKEEAVRSSEVPAGSCEGAVGVSVDVPVKEGSGLKGRVKERESKFL, from the exons ATGGCGGGAAAACCTGAGATCGAGAAGCAGAAGGCACTGATGGAGGCGAGGGATGGTGAGCAGGCCAAGGCACCCAAAAAACCACCCAAACAACGGCGTCAGGGAAAGTCAGGCAACGGGGCGCGGACACAGAACACAGCAAGTCATgatgaggag CTTGCCGCCCAGCTGGCCAAGATAGAGAGGGAGCTGCGGCGCAAGGAACGGAAATTTGAGAAATACAATAAGGTACTGAAGGCTAAGGAACATGTCCGCAACACTCTCCGCCAGCACAGTGCCGCCAGCGAGGGCCGTG ACAGAGCCAGCACAGACACCCCAGCACAGAACACACCCCCCCGCCCCACCAAGCCGTGCTCCTCTCGCAGTGTCACATTCAGCACCAAGTCGCCTGAGGTGCAGTACATCACCACACGCTGCCACACGCCCACCGACAGGGACCAGGgcaccacaccgccaccaccacacgccaAGGAGGAGGCTGTGAGGAGTTCTGAGGTTCCTGCAGGGTCTTGTGAAGGTGCTGTGGGTGTATCTGTCGATGTCCCAGTGAAGGAAGGATCTGGtttgaaaggaagagtaaaggagagagaaagcaagtttCTGTAG